The Candidatus Parvarchaeota archaeon genome contains a region encoding:
- the rpl11p gene encoding 50S ribosomal protein L11 (binds directly to 23S ribosomal RNA) translates to VAKMKANGSLAKSIKDGVKEVLGTCVSLGVTCEGKDPRKVIEEIDQGGHEAQLKSA, encoded by the coding sequence AGTCGCAAAGATGAAGGCAAACGGCTCGCTTGCCAAATCCATCAAGGACGGAGTCAAGGAAGTGCTTGGCACGTGCGTCTCGCTTGGGGTCACCTGCGAGGGCAAGGACCCGCGCAAGGTCATTGAGGAAATTGACCAGGGCGGCCATGAGGCGCAGCTAAAGTCTGCATAA